In Deinococcus psychrotolerans, a genomic segment contains:
- a CDS encoding manganese-dependent inorganic pyrophosphatase has protein sequence MISVFGHLNPDTDAITAALVYAHFLTRTGTPATPYRLGELNHETAYVLREAGVNAPDLLAALPVGSSVALVDHNESAQSAPNLAELDVRYVVDHHKLGDLSTAQPAFLRFEPLGCTGTLLLKLHREAGLSVEPTDARLLLSAILSDTLQFRSPTTTDTDRDAAAFLAPIAGISDVEGYAMQMFAAKSDLGDMPADKLLKMDYKVFPLGSETWGIGMVETTNPAYVFGRQAELLSAMQAEKAASKLSGILLGVVDILNETNRTLIVSDTEAEVVQAAFGVPTEQHLADLGKLISRKKQIVPALEAYFAQ, from the coding sequence ATGATTTCTGTTTTTGGCCATCTCAATCCCGATACCGACGCCATCACGGCGGCGCTGGTTTATGCTCACTTCCTGACCCGCACGGGCACGCCGGCGACCCCTTACCGCCTCGGTGAACTCAACCACGAGACGGCTTATGTGCTGCGTGAAGCGGGTGTGAACGCGCCCGACTTGCTTGCGGCTTTGCCTGTGGGCAGTTCGGTGGCGCTGGTGGATCACAACGAGTCGGCCCAGAGTGCGCCCAACTTGGCCGAGCTTGACGTGCGCTATGTGGTAGATCACCACAAGCTCGGCGACCTGAGCACCGCCCAGCCTGCTTTCCTGCGCTTTGAGCCGCTGGGCTGCACTGGCACGCTGCTGCTCAAGTTGCACCGCGAAGCGGGCTTGAGCGTCGAGCCTACCGACGCCCGCTTGCTGCTGAGCGCCATTCTCTCGGACACCTTGCAGTTTCGCAGTCCCACCACCACCGATACCGACAGGGACGCTGCCGCTTTTCTCGCGCCCATCGCGGGGATCAGCGACGTGGAAGGCTACGCCATGCAGATGTTCGCCGCCAAGAGCGACCTCGGTGACATGCCCGCCGACAAACTGCTCAAAATGGATTACAAGGTCTTTCCGCTCGGGTCAGAAACGTGGGGCATCGGCATGGTTGAAACGACCAATCCAGCTTACGTTTTCGGGCGACAAGCCGAACTGCTCAGCGCCATGCAAGCCGAGAAGGCCGCCAGCAAGTTGAGTGGCATTTTGCTGGGTGTGGTGGACATTTTGAACGAAACCAACCGCACCTTGATCGTGTCGGATACTGAGGCGGAGGTGGTGCAGGCGGCCTTTGGCGTACCGACTGAGCAGCATCTGGCCGATTTGGGCAAGTTGATCAGCCGCAAAAAGCAGATTGTCCCCGCTTTAGAAGCGTATTTCGCTCAGTAA
- a CDS encoding uracil-DNA glycosylase, whose amino-acid sequence MTQNNIPDKQMYKSNSSGRNVVPGWMKMNKDKPDGIEIQLDIDAADLKRQQATLLIEYWPTPGDLGLQSLLPVRAFSTAPDSWCVFVPAQGQVLVRAIDTEPSPPLLSAHSIILDPATPPGTVVNVLVKFPTETPAPSSISNLMLNN is encoded by the coding sequence ATGACGCAAAACAACATTCCTGACAAACAGATGTACAAGAGCAATTCCAGCGGGCGCAACGTGGTGCCGGGCTGGATGAAGATGAACAAAGACAAACCGGACGGAATCGAGATTCAGCTTGACATTGATGCTGCCGATTTGAAGCGCCAGCAGGCCACTTTGTTGATCGAATACTGGCCCACCCCTGGCGATTTGGGCCTTCAGAGCTTGTTGCCGGTTCGCGCCTTCAGCACCGCGCCCGACAGCTGGTGCGTCTTTGTGCCGGCGCAGGGTCAAGTGCTGGTGAGGGCGATTGACACTGAGCCGTCACCACCGCTGCTCTCGGCTCACAGCATCATCCTCGACCCCGCGACGCCACCAGGTACAGTCGTCAACGTGCTGGTCAAATTCCCGACTGAGACGCCTGCGCCCAGCTCGATTAGCAATTTGATGCTCAACAACTGA
- a CDS encoding bifunctional folylpolyglutamate synthase/dihydrofolate synthase, translating to MSNHLDWLYARQRFGVHPGLGRVRELLNVLGDPQTTFQTVLVGGTNGKGSTAATLASILQSSGQRTALFTSPHLTRFAERFMVGGQELSADVFEAGLGRVRPHAEALGATFFEIVVALGCWLFAEAGAQWAVMEVGLGGRLDATNALEPALSVITGVALDHTEILGDTLSAITSEKAGILRSGRLAVTGIAPAFWPLLDATGADVWALGREAKVEVQLQGWQGSRVTLISPAGSLTVLTPLLGQHGAMNAALAVLAAQRLGTDSQAIQNGVTQIRWPGRLEKLTWLGGPDGLERQVVLDGAHNPDGARALAAALRSLGVEKVPLIFGAAGDKDIAGVVAELAPIASQVILTRSRLSPRAAEPQELAKFFEPFGIPIRSASTPAEALASLPPGLSVVCGSLYLLGEVRPLLLGEAAEERERWQ from the coding sequence TTGAGTAACCATCTCGATTGGCTCTACGCCCGTCAGCGCTTCGGGGTACATCCGGGTTTGGGCCGGGTGCGTGAGCTGCTGAATGTACTGGGCGATCCGCAAACTACCTTTCAAACTGTCTTGGTGGGCGGAACCAACGGCAAGGGCAGCACGGCGGCGACGCTGGCCAGCATTCTCCAGTCATCGGGCCAGCGCACTGCCCTGTTTACCAGCCCTCATCTGACCCGCTTTGCTGAGCGCTTCATGGTGGGTGGTCAGGAGTTATCCGCTGATGTGTTTGAAGCCGGACTGGGCCGGGTGCGCCCCCACGCCGAAGCGCTTGGAGCGACTTTTTTTGAAATTGTGGTGGCGCTGGGGTGCTGGCTGTTTGCGGAGGCCGGAGCGCAGTGGGCCGTGATGGAAGTCGGGCTGGGTGGGAGGCTGGACGCCACCAACGCGCTTGAGCCGGCCTTGAGTGTCATTACGGGCGTGGCGCTAGACCATACCGAGATTCTGGGCGATACCCTCAGCGCCATTACCAGCGAGAAAGCCGGAATTCTGCGGTCTGGCCGACTGGCAGTGACTGGCATCGCGCCCGCTTTCTGGCCGCTGCTGGACGCGACGGGCGCGGACGTGTGGGCGCTGGGCCGGGAGGCGAAGGTAGAAGTGCAACTGCAGGGCTGGCAAGGCTCACGGGTGACTCTTATCAGTCCTGCCGGGAGCCTCACGGTACTCACGCCACTGCTCGGGCAACATGGGGCCATGAACGCGGCACTAGCGGTGCTGGCGGCCCAGCGCTTGGGTACCGATTCGCAGGCCATTCAAAACGGCGTCACGCAAATTCGCTGGCCGGGCAGGTTAGAAAAACTGACTTGGCTTGGCGGGCCGGACGGTTTGGAGCGCCAAGTGGTGCTCGACGGTGCCCATAATCCTGACGGAGCGCGGGCATTGGCGGCGGCGCTGCGGAGTCTGGGCGTAGAGAAAGTGCCGCTGATCTTCGGTGCGGCGGGCGACAAAGACATTGCTGGCGTGGTGGCCGAACTTGCGCCTATTGCCAGTCAGGTGATCCTCACGCGCTCGCGGCTGAGTCCCCGAGCCGCCGAGCCGCAGGAGTTGGCCAAATTCTTTGAACCGTTTGGGATTCCCATTCGCTCCGCATCCACGCCTGCTGAGGCGCTGGCGTCGTTGCCGCCGGGCCTGAGCGTGGTGTGCGGCAGCTTGTACTTGCTGGGCGAAGTGCGGCCCCTGCTGCTGGGCGAGGCGGCGGAAGAGCGCGAACGGTGGCAGTGA
- a CDS encoding carboxypeptidase M32, with protein MTVTAPQQVAPAGPLDALKRRLNLISDLGAAQGLLSWDQETQMPEDAARVRGLQMSSLAGLSHHLLTSDETRALLEAAEAVDTGQLSEVDVDLLRVTRRDFDKATKLPTAFVEDVSQARNEAHHAWIKARADNDFASFAPYLERVLSLTRQYAELIGYDQHPYDALLDDYEPGMKTAHVRQIFADLRERTLPLLRSIVAAGDATDYGVLTRSFPAAAQRQLSLKVAEEAFGLLPSFSRLDESAHPFQTNFSADDIRITTRFDEHYFPMSLFGTWHETGHAMYEHGVSSELERTPLARGASLGVHESQSRLFENLLGRSKAFWQHYFAELAQAAPEVAAGQSAESIYRAVNRVEPSLIRVEADEVTYNFHIMLRFELELALIEGELSVADLPDAWNAKMQEYLGVVPDSDSEGVLQDIHWSAGLIGYFPTYSLGNLLSVQLLEAASQNPEIAAGLQNADYAPLREWLRVNVHQYGRRHTPAQIVEGATGQPLSADAYVKYLFEKYAEIYGL; from the coding sequence ATGACTGTCACTGCTCCCCAACAGGTTGCTCCCGCCGGCCCCTTGGACGCTCTCAAGCGCCGCCTCAATCTCATCAGCGATCTGGGCGCGGCGCAGGGCCTGCTGTCGTGGGATCAGGAAACCCAGATGCCGGAGGATGCGGCGCGGGTGCGCGGTCTCCAGATGTCCAGTTTGGCCGGACTCAGCCACCACCTGTTGACCTCCGACGAAACGCGGGCGCTGCTGGAAGCTGCCGAAGCGGTAGACACGGGCCAACTCAGCGAAGTGGACGTGGATTTGTTGAGGGTGACTCGGCGTGACTTTGACAAAGCCACCAAGCTGCCCACCGCCTTTGTGGAAGACGTTTCGCAGGCCCGAAATGAGGCCCACCACGCTTGGATCAAGGCGCGGGCTGACAATGACTTCGCTTCTTTCGCGCCGTACTTGGAGCGGGTGCTGAGCCTGACCAGACAGTACGCCGAGCTGATCGGTTATGACCAGCACCCTTACGACGCGCTCCTCGACGACTACGAACCCGGCATGAAGACGGCCCACGTCCGGCAGATTTTTGCCGATTTGCGTGAGCGCACCTTGCCGCTGCTGCGCTCCATCGTCGCGGCGGGCGACGCCACCGATTACGGCGTGCTGACGCGTTCATTTCCGGCGGCGGCCCAGCGTCAGCTCTCGCTCAAAGTCGCCGAAGAAGCGTTCGGTCTGCTGCCCAGTTTTTCGCGGCTGGATGAAAGTGCCCACCCCTTTCAGACCAACTTCAGCGCCGACGATATCCGCATTACCACCCGCTTTGACGAACACTACTTTCCGATGAGCTTGTTCGGAACCTGGCACGAAACCGGCCACGCCATGTACGAGCACGGCGTCAGCTCAGAACTGGAGCGCACTCCGCTGGCACGCGGAGCCAGCTTGGGCGTTCACGAAAGTCAGTCACGCCTTTTTGAGAATCTGCTGGGCCGCTCCAAAGCCTTTTGGCAACATTATTTTGCCGAGTTGGCGCAGGCCGCACCGGAAGTCGCCGCCGGCCAGAGCGCCGAGTCCATTTACCGCGCCGTCAACCGCGTGGAGCCGAGCCTGATTCGGGTGGAAGCCGACGAAGTGACCTACAACTTTCACATCATGCTGCGCTTTGAGTTGGAACTGGCCCTGATCGAGGGTGAGCTAAGCGTGGCTGACCTGCCCGATGCTTGGAATGCCAAGATGCAGGAGTATCTGGGCGTGGTGCCTGACAGCGACAGCGAAGGCGTGCTGCAAGATATTCACTGGTCGGCGGGTCTGATCGGGTATTTCCCGACGTACAGCCTCGGCAACTTGCTGAGCGTGCAACTCCTAGAAGCCGCTAGCCAGAATCCTGAAATTGCCGCCGGACTCCAGAACGCCGATTACGCGCCGCTGCGGGAATGGCTGCGTGTTAACGTGCACCAGTATGGCCGCCGCCACACCCCCGCGCAAATTGTGGAGGGGGCCACGGGCCAGCCGCTGAGCGCCGACGCTTACGTGAAGTATTTGTTTGAAAAGTACGCAGAAATTTACGGTCTTTGA
- the hisB gene encoding imidazoleglycerol-phosphate dehydratase HisB, which translates to MSASRPTSRHATVKRRTLETAITVRLDLDTPGAELSSGHGFFDHMLEQLSRHGRLGLSVQATGDLHIEPHHLVEDTGITLGQALSQALGDRKGIERYGSAFVPMDETLVHVVVDLSGRAHLAFEPEKLEVWGTAGDFTHYHLREFLRGFCNHGGVTLHVRLLAGREAHHVIEAIMKAFARALRDAVQVTSGELPSTKGSL; encoded by the coding sequence ATGTCAGCTTCCCGCCCCACCTCCCGCCACGCCACCGTAAAGCGCCGCACTTTAGAAACCGCCATTACCGTCAGGCTCGATCTCGACACGCCCGGCGCGGAGCTGAGCAGCGGGCACGGCTTTTTCGATCACATGCTTGAGCAGCTCTCGCGCCACGGACGACTGGGCCTCAGCGTTCAGGCGACGGGCGACCTTCACATCGAGCCGCACCACCTCGTCGAAGACACCGGCATCACGCTGGGGCAAGCGCTGAGCCAGGCGCTGGGCGACCGTAAAGGCATCGAGCGTTACGGCAGCGCCTTCGTGCCGATGGACGAAACGCTGGTTCACGTCGTCGTGGATTTGTCGGGCCGCGCCCACCTCGCCTTCGAGCCGGAAAAGCTGGAGGTGTGGGGTACGGCGGGCGACTTTACCCATTACCATTTGCGTGAATTTCTGCGCGGTTTTTGCAATCACGGTGGCGTGACCTTACATGTGCGCTTGCTGGCCGGAAGAGAAGCCCACCACGTCATCGAGGCCATTATGAAAGCATTTGCGCGGGCGCTCAGAGACGCCGTGCAAGTCACCAGTGGCGAGTTGCCGAGCACCAAAGGGAGTTTGTGA
- the hisH gene encoding imidazole glycerol phosphate synthase subunit HisH: MTAEGSKEVLLLDYGAGNLRSAEKALLRAGLSVRVTNQPAELEGAAGIVVPGQGHFRQVMEAFDASGFREPLLRTVRAGTPLLGICVGMQMLFSGSEEAPGVAGLGLIEGTVKRFENQPGLKVPQMGWNTLEAVGDSPLLRGLDNSGYAYFVHSYYVPLSARVTAGAITEYGVPFWSVISQGNIHATQFHPEKSGELGLALLSRFRRNVIETA, encoded by the coding sequence GTGACGGCTGAAGGGTCAAAAGAAGTGTTGCTGCTCGATTACGGCGCAGGCAATCTCCGCAGCGCCGAAAAAGCCCTGCTGCGGGCTGGCTTAAGTGTTCGCGTCACCAATCAGCCTGCCGAACTCGAGGGCGCGGCGGGCATCGTCGTGCCGGGTCAAGGTCACTTCCGGCAAGTCATGGAGGCGTTCGACGCCAGCGGCTTCCGGGAACCGCTGCTGCGCACTGTTCGGGCCGGCACGCCGCTTTTGGGCATCTGCGTGGGGATGCAAATGCTGTTTTCCGGCTCGGAAGAAGCCCCCGGCGTGGCGGGCCTGGGCTTGATCGAGGGTACCGTCAAACGCTTCGAGAATCAGCCAGGCCTCAAGGTGCCGCAAATGGGCTGGAACACGCTGGAGGCAGTCGGAGACTCGCCGCTGCTGCGCGGTTTGGACAACTCAGGCTACGCCTATTTCGTTCACAGCTACTACGTGCCGCTTTCGGCGCGGGTCACGGCGGGTGCTATCACCGAGTACGGCGTACCGTTCTGGTCGGTCATCAGCCAGGGCAACATCCACGCCACCCAGTTTCACCCTGAAAAAAGCGGCGAACTCGGCCTGGCCCTGCTGAGCCGTTTTCGGCGCAATGTCATCGAGACGGCGTAA
- a CDS encoding PIG-L deacetylase family protein, translating into MTRLTGKAPNRRRWWWLLLVAALGTACTTVFTTQLTTPVAEALTKGQALLGKKTVLAIVAHPDDLEWYIGGTLRRLSDNGANVQVVVSSDGEKGPNKIDAPDLAAARRAEQAAAGAINGYTHIYSLALPDRGVAADPRFLPEVERIYNEVKPDAVFVFDPSSPALPYLHVDHQGSAREFLKFWNTLGANKPPVYLFQTRRPDVAVDISGVIDTKVRALAQHVSQNGGSGSGMKGFFAGSGKQVGVGYAELFRELDSKE; encoded by the coding sequence ATGACCCGTTTGACTGGCAAGGCCCCCAACCGCCGCCGATGGTGGTGGCTGCTGCTGGTGGCAGCGCTCGGTACCGCCTGCACCACTGTCTTTACCACCCAACTGACCACTCCGGTTGCCGAGGCGCTGACCAAAGGCCAAGCTCTCCTCGGCAAAAAAACCGTGCTGGCCATTGTCGCCCATCCCGACGATCTGGAGTGGTACATCGGCGGCACCCTGCGGCGACTTTCGGACAACGGCGCGAACGTGCAGGTCGTGGTGTCCAGCGACGGCGAAAAGGGGCCGAATAAAATCGACGCTCCTGATCTCGCCGCCGCCCGCCGCGCCGAGCAGGCCGCCGCCGGAGCTATCAACGGCTATACCCATATTTATTCGCTGGCCCTGCCAGACAGAGGCGTGGCCGCCGACCCGCGCTTTTTGCCGGAAGTGGAGCGCATTTACAACGAAGTCAAGCCCGACGCCGTGTTCGTGTTTGATCCGAGTTCTCCGGCTCTCCCCTATTTGCATGTGGATCATCAGGGGTCGGCCCGCGAATTCTTGAAGTTCTGGAACACGCTGGGCGCGAATAAGCCGCCGGTCTATTTGTTTCAGACCCGTAGGCCCGACGTGGCGGTGGACATCAGCGGCGTGATCGACACCAAAGTGAGAGCGCTGGCCCAGCATGTCAGCCAAAACGGTGGCAGTGGCAGCGGCATGAAAGGCTTTTTCGCCGGATCGGGCAAGCAAGTGGGGGTGGGATACGCCGAGCTGTTCAGGGAGCTGGACAGCAAAGAGTAG
- the glgB gene encoding 1,4-alpha-glucan branching protein GlgB — MNELLPLSYDLLQKMATADLVRPDQLLGAHVTSEGGVEGVRFAVWAPNAQHVSVVGDFNAWNGLEHPMNRLDFGFWGLFVPQARFGQAYKYNVTGQDGRTVQKADPYMQFAELRPSTASIIWQSSHAWNDAEWMAGRDQSEKKPISIYEVHLGSWARGLGNWYMNYRDIAHRLADYVDWLGYTHVELMGVMEHPFDGSWGYQVTGYYAPTSRFGTPDDFKYLVDHLHSRGIAVLLDWVPGHFPTDEHGLARFDGGPLFEYADPRKGFHHDWNTYIFDYGRNEVVMFLIGSALKWLEEYHIDGLRVDAVASILYLDFSRTDWIPNIYGGNENLEAIAFLKRLNDVVAHQAPGTIMIAEESTNFPGVTSPAPFGLGFHYKWAMGWMNDSLSYIQEDPIYRKYDHHKLTFFNVYRTSEKFVLALSHDEVVHGKRSLLRKMPGDQYAQMAGLRVFYTYLWTTPGKKLLFMGQEFAQSTEWNENIELPWHLTDLRDHRGVMLLVRDLNRLYREFPALHVGDHSPEGMLWVNADDAEASTYSYIRRDPDSSDWVLVVLNMTPVYREGYPVGVPMPGLYQVLLSTDDGGYGGFGTQQSSLEAFEGGDHGQTHRLLLNLAPNSALILRPLPSEPQLSESQTSESQLTEQSSQESAPAAGAELIQTTAQTPQPAPPQTVVKPKSKAPAKSKASADSKAPRKTKATSKA, encoded by the coding sequence ATGAATGAGTTGCTGCCCTTGAGTTACGACCTCCTGCAAAAAATGGCCACCGCCGATTTGGTGCGCCCCGATCAATTGCTGGGAGCACATGTCACCAGTGAAGGCGGCGTGGAAGGGGTGCGCTTCGCGGTGTGGGCACCCAACGCCCAGCATGTCAGCGTGGTCGGCGATTTCAATGCTTGGAACGGCTTGGAGCATCCGATGAACCGGCTTGATTTCGGCTTCTGGGGTTTGTTCGTGCCGCAGGCCCGCTTCGGTCAAGCTTACAAGTACAACGTCACTGGCCAAGACGGGCGCACAGTCCAAAAAGCCGATCCTTACATGCAGTTTGCCGAGCTGCGTCCCTCCACCGCCAGCATTATCTGGCAAAGCAGCCACGCTTGGAACGACGCCGAGTGGATGGCGGGGCGTGACCAGAGCGAGAAAAAACCCATCAGTATTTACGAGGTGCATCTGGGATCGTGGGCGCGGGGGCTAGGCAACTGGTATATGAATTACCGCGACATCGCGCACCGTTTGGCCGATTACGTCGACTGGCTCGGCTACACCCACGTCGAACTGATGGGCGTCATGGAGCATCCCTTTGACGGCTCGTGGGGCTATCAGGTCACCGGTTACTACGCGCCGACCAGCCGCTTCGGCACGCCCGACGATTTCAAATACTTGGTCGACCACCTGCACTCACGCGGCATCGCGGTGCTGCTCGACTGGGTGCCGGGCCATTTTCCCACCGACGAACACGGCCTCGCCCGCTTTGACGGCGGCCCGCTCTTCGAATATGCCGATCCGCGCAAGGGCTTTCACCACGACTGGAACACCTACATCTTCGATTACGGACGCAACGAAGTGGTGATGTTTCTGATCGGCTCGGCGCTCAAATGGCTGGAGGAATACCACATCGACGGCCTGCGGGTAGACGCGGTGGCCTCGATCCTCTACCTGGATTTTTCGCGCACCGATTGGATTCCCAACATCTACGGCGGCAACGAGAACTTGGAAGCCATCGCCTTTCTCAAGCGCCTCAACGACGTGGTGGCCCACCAAGCGCCGGGCACCATCATGATCGCTGAGGAGAGCACCAACTTTCCGGGTGTGACTTCCCCGGCCCCGTTCGGCCTCGGTTTTCACTATAAATGGGCCATGGGATGGATGAACGACAGCCTCTCGTACATCCAAGAAGACCCGATCTACCGCAAGTACGACCACCACAAGCTGACCTTTTTCAACGTTTACCGCACCTCCGAGAAGTTTGTACTGGCGCTCTCGCATGACGAAGTGGTTCACGGCAAACGCAGCCTGCTGCGCAAGATGCCCGGCGATCAATATGCCCAGATGGCGGGGCTGCGGGTCTTTTACACCTACCTGTGGACAACTCCCGGCAAGAAGCTGCTGTTCATGGGCCAAGAATTTGCTCAGAGCACCGAATGGAACGAAAACATCGAGCTGCCCTGGCACCTGACCGATCTGCGCGACCACCGGGGCGTCATGTTGCTGGTGCGCGACCTCAACCGGCTCTACCGTGAATTCCCAGCGCTGCACGTGGGCGATCACTCGCCTGAAGGGATGCTGTGGGTCAACGCCGACGACGCTGAGGCCAGCACCTACAGTTACATTCGCCGCGACCCGGACAGCAGCGACTGGGTGTTGGTGGTGCTGAATATGACGCCGGTCTACCGCGAGGGCTATCCGGTGGGCGTGCCGATGCCGGGTCTGTACCAAGTCCTGCTGAGCACCGATGACGGTGGATACGGCGGTTTCGGCACCCAGCAAAGCAGCTTGGAAGCCTTCGAGGGCGGCGATCATGGCCAGACCCACCGCTTGCTGCTCAACTTGGCCCCCAACAGCGCCCTGATTTTAAGGCCGCTGCCGAGTGAGCCGCAGCTCAGTGAATCCCAGACCAGTGAATCCCAGCTCACTGAGCAGAGCAGCCAAGAGTCTGCGCCCGCTGCTGGCGCAGAACTGATCCAGACCACAGCGCAAACACCCCAGCCAGCTCCACCACAAACAGTTGTAAAGCCGAAAAGTAAAGCGCCAGCCAAAAGCAAGGCCTCAGCCGACAGCAAAGCGCCGCGCAAAACTAAAGCCACTTCCAAAGCTTAA
- a CDS encoding protease inhibitor I42 family protein, with translation MAKIKSLTLKVGAAGQDLKVSAGDTLRFELSSSAGTGYAWHVLDVDPVFLALVDRTVAAAPTANTAGASAARPVVGSSGPVTTYVYYVKKSLDLGGYSVTTPVVFVNLPPGRQTTQTAKLIQFNLAAK, from the coding sequence ATGGCCAAAATTAAGAGCTTGACGCTCAAAGTCGGCGCAGCGGGCCAAGACCTCAAGGTGAGCGCGGGCGATACCCTGCGCTTTGAGCTGAGCAGCAGCGCCGGCACCGGCTACGCCTGGCACGTCCTCGACGTCGACCCGGTCTTTCTGGCTCTGGTGGACAGAACGGTTGCTGCCGCGCCCACTGCCAACACGGCTGGAGCAAGCGCAGCGAGGCCGGTGGTCGGCAGTTCCGGCCCGGTGACCACCTATGTCTATTACGTCAAAAAGTCACTCGACCTCGGCGGCTACTCAGTCACTACGCCGGTTGTCTTTGTCAACCTGCCGCCCGGACGCCAGACCACCCAAACGGCGAAGCTGATTCAGTTCAACTTGGCAGCCAAGTAA
- a CDS encoding helix-turn-helix domain-containing protein produces MKLHERLRELRSERGLRLKDVAETASISVPYLSDLERGRTNPSLDTLQTLAGAYDITVHDLLEGVEFYGQNTEGAMPKGLADLVADPTLGAQITPDWVRTLARIELRGKRPRDKGDWYEIYLHLKRILD; encoded by the coding sequence ATGAAATTACACGAACGACTCCGCGAGCTCAGGAGCGAGCGCGGGCTACGCCTCAAAGACGTGGCAGAGACGGCCAGCATCAGCGTGCCGTACTTGTCCGACCTAGAGCGTGGGCGCACCAACCCCAGCTTGGATACCCTTCAGACGCTGGCCGGCGCTTACGACATCACCGTTCACGACTTGCTCGAGGGCGTTGAGTTCTACGGCCAAAACACCGAAGGAGCCATGCCCAAAGGCTTAGCGGATTTGGTGGCCGACCCCACGCTGGGCGCTCAGATCACGCCGGACTGGGTTCGCACCTTGGCCCGCATCGAGCTGCGCGGCAAGCGCCCCCGCGACAAGGGCGATTGGTACGAGATCTACTTGCACCTCAAGCGCATTCTGGATTAA